One window of the Oncorhynchus clarkii lewisi isolate Uvic-CL-2024 chromosome 19, UVic_Ocla_1.0, whole genome shotgun sequence genome contains the following:
- the LOC139375314 gene encoding gap junction beta-4 protein-like, with product MNWAFLQSLLSGVNKYSTAFGRVWLSVVFLFRVMVFVVAAENVWGDEQKDFTCNTAQPGCHNVCYDHFFPVSHVRLWALQLIFVTCPSLLVVMHVAYRDERERKHTLKYGEGCQKIYMNTGKKRGGLWWTYVLTLVFKVAVDATFVYLIYHIYEGYDFPSLIKCEQKPCPNKVDCFIARPTEKRIFTIFMVVTSLACILLSFLEILYLVGKRCKEVFTRMHKNSPSSTIQPRQMAMATSLVVGGKNGMQSNSLKLPSIKLPSKDTSAPSYSVVVYA from the coding sequence ATGAACTGGGCATTCCTCCAGAGCCTCCTCAGTGGGGTGAACAAGTACTCCACGGCATTCGGCCGCGTGTGGCTGTCCGTTGTCTTCCTCTTCAGGGTCATGGTGTTTGTCGTGGCAGCCGAGAATGTGTGGGGCGATGAGCAAAAAGACTTCACGTGCAACACGGCCCAGCCTGGCTGCCACAACGTCTGTTACGACCACTTCTTCCCTGTGTCCCACGTCCGCCTGTGGGCCCTGCAGCTCATCTTCGTCACATGTCCCTCTCTCCTGGTGGTAATGCACGTAGCCTACAGAGATGAACGTGAGCGTAAACACACACTAAAATACGGTGAGGGCTGCCAGAAAATCTACATGAACACCGGTAAGAAGCGTGGAGGGCTGTGGTGGACCTACGTCCTGACCCTGGTCTTCAAGGTGGCTGTGGACGCCACCTTTGTGTATTTAATCTACCATATCTACGAGGGCTATGACTTCCCCTCCCTCATCAAGTGTGAGCAGAAGCCCTGTCCCAACAAGGTGGACTGCTTCATTGCTCGCCCCACTGAGAAGCGGATCTTCACCATCTTCATGGTGGTCACCAGTCTGGCTTGTATCCTGCTCTCCTTCTTGGAGATCCTGTACCTGGTCGGGAAACGCTGTAAAGAGGTCTTCACCCGTATGCACAAGAACTCACCCTCCTCCACCATCCAGCCACGCCAGATGGCCATGGCTACCTCCCTGGTGGTTGGTGGCAAGAATGGAATGCAGTCCAACTCATTAAAGCTGCCCTCAATAAAGCTACCCAGCAAGGATACCTCAGCCCCATCTTATAGCGTTGTCGTGTATGCCTGA